One Terriglobales bacterium genomic window carries:
- a CDS encoding ABC transporter ATP-binding protein, which translates to MATIGAMAAALEFEGVTKEYRSLFGGRSVRALDDFSLRVEQGEIFGFLGPNGAGKTTAMHLAMGFMRPTGGAGRILGKPFGHAATRQRVGFLAEHVALYHRPAEKLVRFYGKLNGMRDPQLRKRAHEALEKVGLADEADRNVGRFSRGMLQRAGLAQALVNDPDLLLLDEPTAALDPLARIAVRELLLAAQAAGKTVFLSSHLLSEVELISTRVAILHRGRVRRTGTVHELLESRAESEIVARGIDAGAFPGAALRDGLATFSVAASEQRKAIERVWAAGGEVVSVNPVRQTLEEIFVELTKEE; encoded by the coding sequence ATGGCTACAATAGGCGCCATGGCGGCGGCGCTGGAGTTCGAGGGAGTCACGAAGGAGTATCGCAGCCTCTTCGGCGGGAGATCGGTGCGCGCGCTGGACGATTTCTCCCTGCGCGTGGAGCAGGGTGAGATTTTCGGCTTCCTCGGTCCGAACGGAGCGGGGAAGACCACCGCCATGCACCTGGCCATGGGGTTCATGCGTCCGACCGGCGGCGCGGGACGAATCCTTGGAAAACCGTTCGGCCATGCGGCAACGCGGCAGCGCGTGGGCTTTTTGGCCGAGCACGTGGCGCTGTATCACCGTCCGGCGGAGAAGCTGGTGCGGTTCTACGGGAAGCTGAACGGGATGCGCGATCCGCAATTGAGAAAGCGGGCGCACGAGGCGCTGGAAAAGGTGGGGCTGGCGGATGAAGCGGATCGCAACGTGGGGCGATTTTCGCGTGGGATGCTGCAACGCGCGGGACTGGCACAGGCGCTGGTGAACGATCCGGACCTGCTGCTGCTGGATGAGCCCACGGCGGCGCTGGACCCGCTGGCGCGCATCGCGGTGCGGGAGCTGCTGCTGGCGGCACAGGCGGCAGGCAAGACCGTGTTCCTGAGTTCGCACCTGCTGTCTGAGGTCGAGCTGATTTCGACGCGAGTGGCGATTTTGCACAGGGGAAGAGTGCGGAGGACGGGCACGGTGCACGAGCTGCTGGAATCTCGTGCGGAGAGCGAGATCGTGGCCCGAGGTATCGATGCCGGCGCGTTCCCAGGCGCGGCCCTGCGGGATGGGCTGGCGACGTTCTCGGTGGCCGCGAGCGAGCAGCGGAAGGCGATTGAGCGGGTGTGGGCCGCGGGCGGCGAGGTGGTGAGCGTCAATCCGGTCAGGCAGACACTGGAAGAGATCTTCGTGGAGCTGACGAAGGAAGAATGA
- a CDS encoding ATP synthase F0 subunit C, producing the protein MRKLSYVFITLALLTLATPAFAQEAGGAGGGMGSANWVAITSGFAMAIASAVCGLAQAKATAAACEGLARNPAARPGIQLALILGLALIESLALYTLVIIFAKVA; encoded by the coding sequence ATGAGGAAACTGTCGTACGTGTTCATCACGCTGGCGCTGCTTACGTTGGCAACGCCGGCGTTCGCGCAAGAGGCAGGAGGCGCCGGCGGCGGGATGGGGTCGGCCAACTGGGTGGCCATCACATCGGGATTTGCCATGGCCATCGCATCGGCCGTCTGTGGGCTGGCGCAGGCAAAAGCCACCGCTGCGGCTTGCGAGGGGTTGGCGCGGAATCCGGCGGCTCGTCCCGGAATCCAGCTGGCGCTGATCCTGGGTCTGGCGCTGATTGAGTCGCTGGCGCTGTACACACTGGTCATCATCTTCGCCAAAGTCGCCTAG
- the atpB gene encoding F0F1 ATP synthase subunit A, whose translation MALIAFSSELPFTALMNKLFGGVALSVMEQVGVHAHDPAHPIPNWMAMQFLVAGVLLLFFAFLRTRLSVEKPGGWQHLLEGVHTFIQNQSREIIGHHSEAYTPFLVALGLFIFTANMVGVVPGFESPTANPSVPLGCAVAAFAYYNWQGVRKQGVVHYAAHFAGPSDPSMSLFIRLPLAIVMVPIEIISHLARMLSLTVRLFANIFAGDMVTLVFFSLVPVGVPVAFNLLHVGVSFLQAYIFVLLTTVYLAGAVAEEH comes from the coding sequence ATGGCACTGATCGCGTTTTCCTCCGAGCTTCCCTTCACGGCCCTGATGAATAAGCTCTTTGGCGGCGTTGCCCTGTCTGTGATGGAGCAGGTGGGCGTACACGCGCATGACCCGGCGCATCCCATTCCGAACTGGATGGCGATGCAGTTCCTGGTGGCGGGCGTGCTGTTGTTGTTCTTCGCGTTCCTGCGCACACGGCTCTCGGTGGAGAAGCCGGGCGGGTGGCAGCACCTGCTCGAGGGCGTGCACACATTCATCCAGAACCAGAGCCGGGAAATCATTGGACATCACAGCGAAGCCTACACACCGTTCCTGGTGGCGCTGGGCCTGTTCATCTTCACGGCCAACATGGTGGGAGTGGTGCCCGGGTTCGAATCGCCGACGGCGAATCCTTCGGTGCCGCTGGGCTGTGCCGTTGCCGCCTTCGCGTATTACAACTGGCAGGGCGTCCGGAAGCAGGGAGTGGTGCACTACGCGGCGCATTTCGCGGGACCCTCGGACCCCAGCATGTCGCTGTTCATCCGGTTGCCGCTGGCGATCGTGATGGTGCCCATTGAAATCATCAGCCACTTGGCGCGCATGCTCTCACTCACCGTGCGTCTGTTCGCCAACATTTTCGCGGGCGACATGGTGACGCTGGTGTTCTTTTCGCTGGTCCCGGTCGGGGTCCCGGTGGCGTTCAACCTGCTGCACGTGGGCGTATCGTTCCTGCAGGCCTACATTTTCGTCCTGTTGACGACGGTGTATCTGGCGGGCGCCGTCGCCGAAGAGCATTGA
- a CDS encoding ATP synthase subunit I, which yields MAMEQPSAEAFYAAAYPRIVRFMLVLAALFVPLGWLWKGTPFALGFAAGCAIALVNFHWLKQTVSAVADRITGSGKAEPARGVVVRFLLRYVLLAAGAYVILKSSAPSVYGLLAGLFLPVGAIACEAAYETWVALRRGI from the coding sequence ATGGCGATGGAGCAGCCCTCGGCGGAAGCCTTCTATGCGGCGGCATATCCGAGGATCGTTCGCTTCATGCTGGTGCTGGCGGCCTTGTTCGTGCCGCTGGGGTGGCTGTGGAAGGGCACTCCGTTCGCGCTGGGGTTCGCCGCCGGTTGCGCCATCGCGCTGGTGAATTTCCACTGGCTGAAGCAGACGGTAAGCGCCGTGGCCGACCGCATCACCGGCTCCGGCAAGGCGGAGCCGGCGCGCGGTGTGGTGGTGCGCTTCCTGCTGCGCTACGTCCTGTTGGCTGCGGGCGCGTATGTTATATTGAAAAGTTCCGCGCCCAGTGTTTACGGCCTTCTGGCAGGGCTGTTCCTGCCGGTAGGCGCGATCGCGTGTGAAGCTGCATATGAAACCTGGGTGGCGCTGCGCCGCGGAATCTGA
- a CDS encoding AtpZ/AtpI family protein: MDETRQPSDQKPNQQKKNMWVQMARYSQLAFVLPAATVVGWLVGAALDRWLGTKWLYLVGLLLGIAAGFVELVRTVSAPDDRR, from the coding sequence ATGGACGAAACCCGCCAACCTTCGGACCAGAAGCCAAACCAACAGAAGAAGAACATGTGGGTGCAAATGGCCCGCTACAGTCAGCTTGCGTTCGTGCTGCCGGCGGCGACCGTGGTGGGCTGGCTGGTAGGAGCGGCGCTGGATCGCTGGCTGGGCACCAAGTGGCTGTACCTGGTGGGCCTGTTGCTGGGAATCGCGGCAGGATTCGTCGAGTTGGTGCGCACGGTGAGCGCCCCGGACGACCGGCGGTAG